A genomic window from Antedon mediterranea chromosome 4, ecAntMedi1.1, whole genome shotgun sequence includes:
- the LOC140047910 gene encoding LOW QUALITY PROTEIN: NAD-dependent protein deacylase sirtuin-5, mitochondrial-like (The sequence of the model RefSeq protein was modified relative to this genomic sequence to represent the inferred CDS: inserted 1 base in 1 codon; deleted 1 base in 1 codon) yields the protein MVSPRPSSDYATFREYFQKAKHIVVMTGAGDSAESGIPTFRGXWRTYRAQDLVSPNAFADNPSLVWEFYSHRGSHRREVAASKEPNKAHIAIAECEARLARQGRTVVVITQNIDELHRRAGSLKVLEIHGSLYKTRCTKCGIILSNYNNPIVPALAGRGSPDPNAKGDRIPVEDLPRCGECSALTRPDVVWFGEPLCPDTLMEIEKHLEKCDLYLVVGTSSVVYPAAAFRPYDSKVPTAEFNLEDTPATSRFHFHFKGPAGETLPKAIERHPSEPN from the exons ATGGTATCTCCTCGTCCAAGTTCAGACTATGCTACTTTTCGTGAATATTTCCAGAAAGCAAAACACATTGTTGTAATGACAGGAGCA GGTGATAGTGCAGAGAGTGGCATTCCGACTTTTAGAG GCTGGAGAACCTACCGTGCTCAG gATTTAGTCAGTCCTAATGCCTTTGCggataatccatcacttgtgtGGGAGTTTTATAGCCATCGCGGGAGCCATCGTCGTGAAGTAGCTGCATCGAAGGAGCCAAACAAGGCACACATT GCTATTGCAGAATGTGAGGCACGACTTGCAAGACAAGGACGAACAGTTGTTGTTATCACACAGAACATTGATGAACTTCATCGCCGTGCTGGATCTTTAAAAGTCTTAGAGATTCATG GATCTCTATACAAGACCAGATGTACAAAATGTGGTATTATTCTCAGCAATTACAACAATCCCATAGTTCCTGCTCTTGCTGGTAGAGG ttCACCAGATCCAAATGCAAAAGGTGACAGAATACCTGTAGAAGATTTACCAAG GTGCGGTGAATGTTCAGCACtcaccaggcccgacgttgtctGGTTTGGTGAACCACTTTGTCCAGACACACTAATGGAAATTGAGAAACATCTTGAAAAATGCGATCTTTATTTGGTG GTGGGCACCTCATCTGTTGTGTACCCTGCTGCTGCCTTTAGGCCGTACGATAGCAAGGTGCCAACTGCCGAGTTTAACTTGGAAGATACTCCGGCAACAAGCCGATTTCA TTTCCACTTCAAAGGGCCTGCTGGAGAAACCTTGCCAAAAGCAATTGAGAGACATCCATCGGAACCAAATTAG